CTGTGCGCACTCTCACGCACGTACTCCCGCTTCAGGGCGCTCAGGGGGAAGTAGTGATTCCCCTCCACCACCACCGTGTCATCTGACTCGGCGATGACCTGGCCGTTCCACACTGCCTTCATGCACGACTCCTCAAGGGTTACCAAAGGCCCACTGTACCCGGAGCCAGCCGTTGCGCCCCAACGCCGGGAGACGATTCCCGACGGTTGCCGCGCCGCCCCCCACGCGGTTGAAGCCCGCGGCCGCCGAGGCGTAGAAGTGATCGAACAGGTTGTCGACGCCGCCCATCACGACCAGGCCCGAGGGCCCCTGCCAGCGGCCACTCAGGCCGAAGACGGCGTAGCCCGGCACCGCATCGTTGTCGCTGCGCGGCTCGTTGCCCACGATCACCTGCGAGATGCGCGCCTGGGTGGCCGCGGCCGTGAGGTCGAGTCCTAAGGACCACGCCGCGCGCTCCCACGACAGGCGCAGGTTGCCGTTCAGCGGCATGATCCTGAACAGATCGTCCGCCACATCGCGACGCTCACCGCGCACGTAGCTCACGTGGCCGTCGATGCGCCAGTGCTCAGCGAAGCGTGCGCCGAAGGCCATGTCGGCGCCGTAGAACTCCGCGTCCACGTTGGCGAACTGCAGGGGCGTCGGGTCGCCGTTGGCGTTGCCGCTGACCGCCACCACCGGCATGTCGGAGGTGGCCACGCCCTGGATGAAGTCGTCCACGCGCCTCACGAACACCCGCGGCGACGCGTAGGCCCGCTCGCCCTGCCAGGCCATACCAAACTCGGCTTCGTAGGACACCTCGGGCGACAGGCCGACGTCGCCGACGTAGTTGTTCAGATCGCCGAGCCCCGAGTTGATCTCCAGGGGAATCCACAGGAAGCGCTCGATGTACGAGGGCGAGCGCACCTTCCGTGCGAGGCCCCAGCCGATCGATAGGTCCGAAGACACCTCGTAATCCGCTTTGAACACGAGGTCCACGTTGTTGTCCGTCGCCGAGCGCGGGCCTTCGTTGAAGCGGTTGCGCAGGGTGAACACGGCAAAGGGCGGCGTGCCGGGGCCGAACATGCCGGCGTCGACGAGCTGCGCGGGCTGCGCGTCCACCTCTCCCGCCTCCATCTCGACACGGGCGTAGCGCACGCCCGCCTCGATGCCGACCCTTGGCGCCACCAAGCCCTGCCATTGGGCGAACACGGCCGCGGTCTCGCTGCGCGCGTCGTTGAAGTTGGTCACGAAGAACGGTGGCACATCCGGGTCACCCACCTGGGCGTCGTGCTCCTCGACCCCACCGTCGGTACCGATCGTGAGCGTGCCGCCCGCCGCGTCCATCAAGGCCGCCAGACGCCAGTTGACGCCGCTGGCGGTGGCTGCCACGAAGCGACGATCCTCATCTTGAAAAGGCGGCAAGGTGAGCTGGCTGAAGTCCGGCGGGTCGCGCAGTTCGAAGTTGTTCATGCGGTGGTCGATGTCGATCGCGCGCACCCGTGCCTGCAGGGTGATGTCGCCCGGGGAGAACTCACCACTCAAGGTCAGGCGATCGGTCTCGAAGAACTCGATGTCCAGCGGCAACACGGGATTGCCCGAGTTGCCGGTGTCCGTGCGCAGGTAGTCGACGGCGATGTAGTCGTCGCCGTCCAGGCGCAGCCCGTAGCCGATCCCCACGGTGTCACGTTCGTAGGAGGTGGCGGCCAGATCGCCAGCCCCCGAACGTGCGTCCCCGCCATCTTCCATCGCCCCCAGCAGGTGCAGGCGATGGCGATTGTTTGCCACGGCGATGAACCCCGAGAGATCTGTGGACTCGTTGGCCGTGGCGCCGCCGGCGCCGAAGCGCCCTTGCAGCGTGAGCTGCGACGTGTCGGCGAAGGTGCTGCTCACGGTGCGCGCCTCGACCGAGCCGCCGATGCTGGTGCCCGCCGCCACGGGCGCGATGCCCCGCTGCATCACCAGCGAGTCCACCAACCCTGAGGGCAGGTAGTGCAGGGGCGGGTCCATCCAGTTGGGGCCGCCACTGACGATGCCGAGGCCATCGATGGTCACGTTCACCCGCGGGCCGAACATCCCGCGGTACTGGGCCTGCATGCTGAGCGGCCCGTTGTTGTTGGCGCTCGCCCCCGGCACCTGGCGCAGCAGGAAGGTGGGATCGGCTCCGGAGAACGCCACGGCGTCGGTCACGTCGTAGCGATCGTCGCCCTGGGCGCGGTCGAACACCGTGATCTCGGGGATCTGCTGCGCGTGGGCCGCGGCGGCCGCGCTGGCGCCGATGGCGAGGGCGGCGAGGCGCGACAGGCGCGCAGGGGTGGGGGTGCGTGGACGCTCATCGGCGCCACGCACACGTGCGAGGTGGATCATTTGTTATCACTCCTGATAGGCACGTGGCAGCCGCAAGGCCACCCGTGCACGAATCGATCTCGCTCAGCGAGATCAGGCCAACTTGTCGAACTCAGATGAGCTCGATAGGTGGCGCGCGGGAGTGATAGGCGCGCAGGCGCG
The sequence above is a segment of the Pseudomonadota bacterium genome. Coding sequences within it:
- a CDS encoding TonB-dependent receptor, which gives rise to MIHLARVRGADERPRTPTPARLSRLAALAIGASAAAAAHAQQIPEITVFDRAQGDDRYDVTDAVAFSGADPTFLLRQVPGASANNNGPLSMQAQYRGMFGPRVNVTIDGLGIVSGGPNWMDPPLHYLPSGLVDSLVMQRGIAPVAAGTSIGGSVEARTVSSTFADTSQLTLQGRFGAGGATANESTDLSGFIAVANNRHRLHLLGAMEDGGDARSGAGDLAATSYERDTVGIGYGLRLDGDDYIAVDYLRTDTGNSGNPVLPLDIEFFETDRLTLSGEFSPGDITLQARVRAIDIDHRMNNFELRDPPDFSQLTLPPFQDEDRRFVAATASGVNWRLAALMDAAGGTLTIGTDGGVEEHDAQVGDPDVPPFFVTNFNDARSETAAVFAQWQGLVAPRVGIEAGVRYARVEMEAGEVDAQPAQLVDAGMFGPGTPPFAVFTLRNRFNEGPRSATDNNVDLVFKADYEVSSDLSIGWGLARKVRSPSYIERFLWIPLEINSGLGDLNNYVGDVGLSPEVSYEAEFGMAWQGERAYASPRVFVRRVDDFIQGVATSDMPVVAVSGNANGDPTPLQFANVDAEFYGADMAFGARFAEHWRIDGHVSYVRGERRDVADDLFRIMPLNGNLRLSWERAAWSLGLDLTAAATQARISQVIVGNEPRSDNDAVPGYAVFGLSGRWQGPSGLVVMGGVDNLFDHFYASAAAGFNRVGGGAATVGNRLPALGRNGWLRVQWAFGNP